The following are from one region of the Mangifera indica cultivar Alphonso chromosome 14, CATAS_Mindica_2.1, whole genome shotgun sequence genome:
- the LOC123197088 gene encoding KIN17-like protein yields MGKNDFLTPKAIANRIKAKGLQKLRWYCQMCQKQCRDENGFKCHCMSESHQRQMQIFGQNSDRIVDGYSEEFEESFLELMRRSHRFSRVAATVVYNEYIHDRHHVHMNSTKWATLTEFVKYLGRTGKCKVEETPKGWFITYIDRDSETLFKEKMKNKRIKLDMAEEEKQEREIRKQIELAASEQLEATKTESNLADDPARDLNLEAGVKVGFSLASSSTLSNKDNNTSTTTTSKLVFEEADNNNKRKISKENNKTVGNSALEELMREEEKVKEKINRKDYWLCEGIIVKVMSKALAEKGYYKQKGVVRKVIDKYVGEIEMLDNKHVLRVDQDELETVIPQIGGLVRIVNGAYRSSNARLLGVDTDHFCAKVKIEKGIYDGRVLKAIDYEDICKLA; encoded by the coding sequence ATGGGGAAGAATGATTTCTTGACACCAAAGGCCATTGCAAATAGGATTAAGGCAAAAGGATTGCAGAAGCTTAGATGGTATTGCCAGATGTGTCAAAAGCAATGCAGAGATGAGAACGGTTTCAAGTGCCACTGCATGAGCGAAAGCCACCAGCGTCAGATGCAAATCTTTGGGCAAAACTCTGATCGTATTGTTGATGGATATTCTGAAGAGTTTGAGGAATCTTTCCTTGAACTCATGAGACGCAGCCATCGTTTTAGTCGTGTGGCTGCAACTGTTGTCTATAATGAGTACATCCATGATAGACATCACGTTCATATGAATTCTACTAAGTGGGCTACTTTGACTGAGTTTGTTAAATATTTGGGACGGACTGGTAAGTGTAAGGTTGAGGAGACTCCTAAAGGGTGGTTCATTACCTATATTGATAGAGATTCCGAGACCCTTTTCAAggagaagatgaaaaataaaagaattaagttGGATATGGCTGAAGAAGAGAAGCAAGAGAGGGAGATCAGGAAACAAATTGAGCTTGCTGCGTCTGAGCAATTGGAAGCTACAAAAACTGAATCTAACTTGGCAGATGACCCAGCTAGGGACTTGAACTTGGAGGCTGGAGTTAAGGTAGGCTTTTCACTTGCTTCATCCTCAACGTTGTCGAACAAAGATAACAACACTTCTACTACTACTACTAGTAAATTGGTTTTTGAAGAGGctgacaataataataagagaaagattagcaaagaaaacaataaaactgtTGGAAACTCTGCATTGGAGGAGTTGATGAGAGAGGAAGAGAAGGTCAAGGAGAAGATCAACAGGAAAGATTATTGGTTGTGTGAGGGCATAATTGTCAAGGTTATGAGCAAAGCGCTGGCCGAAAAAGGTTATTATAAGCAAAAGGGTGTTGTGAGGAAGGTGATTGATAAATATGTTGGGGAAATTGAGATGCTTGATAACAAACATGTGCTGAGAGTTGATCAGGATGAGCTGGAGACAGTCATTCCCCAAATTGGGGGTTTGGTGAGGATTGTGAATGGGGCTTATCGCAGTTCAAATGCTAGGTTGCTGGGAGTTGATACTGATCACTTCTGTGCTAAGGTGAAGATAGAGAAGGGTATCTATGATGGGAGAGTACTTAAAGCTATTGACTATGAGGATATATGTAAACTTGCCTAG
- the LOC123196229 gene encoding uncharacterized protein LOC123196229: MMADKGSLDVILEFLRRNRFTRAEAALRSELGNHPDLNGFLEKLNLEEKVSTEVSEEENGSKSASENQGSSSRNTSEISKELIVKEIEYGTGRNGSESKWRNAASSGERNKPNEAVGTNEKSFTFSKGSEDNVLDLYSWNNYSSSNGPSDPHRKDGVSSTNNFMELQISEQSRYHASEVPDSGKVNLKPRNLDSGEEILFSGEKRTSWVESTSKTNAESKYEKIQTSEPKVVDQQLKSGVTYSKESFGDNPWSRNEALTNTSADMWKDCSVKTIFPFSKGDVSSSYCIVAASDKKEGKKETDIGNVRAAIKQQVDEVGRALYFGKFQGNSEQKDISNIGTSDNPREEFPRLPPVKLKSEDKPLNVNWEEKFERDGPGAKLISADSSLLIGSFLDVPIGQEINSSGGKRTGGGSWLSVSQGIAEDTSDLVSGFATIGDGLSESVDYPHEYWDSDEYDDDDDVGYMRQPIEDEAWFLAHEIDYPSDNEKGTGHGSVPDPQDRGLAKDDDDEQSFAEEDSYFSGEQCFQSKNVEPVTASDDPIGLTLSEMYERTDNDLIDQYDGQLMDEEELNLMRSEPVWQGFVTQTNELIMLGDGKILNECGRARLDDICMHDDQHGSVRSIGVGINSDAAEMGSEVRESLLGGSSEGDLEYFRDSDVGMGGSRLSHHESDKKYIDRVGRDKMKIIKQDSSKYVVMNDKGICAQVKQDSFPPLLRDGQLVQASSSKSLWSNNCDPVVSDDTDERLNALMVPDDMLATWRQKSNDSSTAKSSRDENNGSVVRSANSSPSTLSNYGYNERDHVKREEDEKISAIREEDPGASLEDEEAAAVQEQVRQIKAQEEEFETFNLKIVHRKNRTGFEEDKNFHVVLNSVIAGRYHVTEYLGSAAFSKAIQAHDLHTGMDVCVKIIKNNKDFFDQSLDEIKLLKYVNKHDPADKYHLLRLYDYFYYREHLLIVCELLKANLYEFHKFNRESGGEVYFTMPRLQSITIQCLEALQFLHGLGLIHCDLKPENILVKSYSRCEVKVIDLGSSCFETDHLCSYVQSRSYRAPEVILGLPYDKKIDIWSLGCILAELCTGNVLFQNDSPATLLARVIGIIGPIEQIMLAKGRDTYKYFSKNHMLYERNQETNRLEYLIPKKTSLQHRLPMGDQGFIDFVAHLLEVNPKKRPSASEALKHPWLSYPYEPISA; encoded by the exons ATGATGGCGGACAAAGGCTCGCTTGATGTGATTCTGGAGTTTTTGAGGAGAAATCGCTTTACAAGAGCTGAGGCAGCTTTGCGCAGTGAGCTTGGTAACCACCCTGATTTGAATGGTTTCCTTGAGAAACTAAACTTAGAAGAGAAGGTTTCAACTGAGGTGTCGGAAGAGGAAAATGGGAGCAAATCAGCAAGTGAGAATCAAGGTTCAAGTTCACGAAATACTAGTGAAATTTCTAAGGAACTCATTGTGAAAGAAATTGAGTATGGAACTGGTAGAAATGGGTCTGAAAGCAAATGGAGAAATGCCGCTTCTAGTGGGGAACGTAATAAGCCTAATGAGGCTGTTGGGACTAATGAAAAGAGCTTCACTTTTTCCAAAGGTTCGGAGGACAATGTGCTGGATTTGTACTCTTGGAATAATTATAGTTCTAGCAATGGACCTTCCGATCCTCACCGAAAAGATGGTGTCAGTAGTACCAATAACTTCATGGAGCTTCAGATTTCTGAACAGTCAAGATACCATGCAAGTGAAGTTCCTGATTCCGGTAAAGTCAATTTAAAACCTCGCAATTTAGATTCAGGAGAAGAGATTCTCTTTTCTGGTGAAAAGAGGACTTCATGGGTTGAGAGTACCAGTAAAACCAATGCAGAATCCAAGtatgaaaaaattcaaacaagtgAGCCAAAAGTTGTTGATCAGCAACTTAAGAGTGGCGTTACATACTCTAAAGAAAGCTTTGGGGACAACCCTTGGTCAAGAAATGAGGCATTGACAAATACATCTGCAGATATGTGGAAAGATTGTTCTGTCAAGACCATATTTCCATTCTCCAAGGGGGATGTGTCTAGCAGTTATTGCATTGTAGCTGCATCTGACAAAAAGGAAGGTAAGAAGGAAACAGATATCGGTAATGTGAGAGCTGCAATTAAGCAGCAGGTGGATGAGGTTGGAAGAGCTTTATACTTTGGGAAATTTCAGGGGAATTCTGAGCAGAAGGATATAAGCAATATAGGAACTTCTGATAATCCCAGGGAAGAGTTCCCTAGGCTGCCACCAGTTAAATTGAAGTCAGAGGACAAGCCATTGAATGTTAATTGGGAAGAAAAGTTTGAGCGCGATGGACCTGGTGCAAAGCTCATTAGTGCTGATAGTTCCTTACTTATAGGGTCATTTCTAGATGTTCCTATTGGACAAGAAATCAACTCTTCAG GTGGAAAGAGGACTGGTGGAGGCAGTTGGCTATCTGTAAGCCAGGGGATTGCAGAGGATACATCTGATCTGGTTTCTGGTTTTGCTACTATCGGTGATGGTTTGAGTGAATCAGTTGACTATCCACATGAGTATTGGGATTCAGACGAATATGACGACGACGATGAtgttggatatatgagacaACCTATTGAGGATGAGGCATGGTTTCTGGCTCATGAAATTGATTACCCTAGTGACAATGAAAAGGGAACAGGACATGGTAGTGTTCCAGATCCACAGGATAGAGGTCTGgcaaaagatgatgatgatgagcaATCTTTTGCAGAGGAAGATTCATACTTTTCTGGTGAACAGTGTTTTCAATCTAAAAATGTTGAACCAGTTACGGCTTCAGATGATCCTATAGGGTTGACTCTGTCTGAAATGTATGAGAGGACTGATAATGATTTAATAGATCAATATGACGGACAGTTGATGGATGAAGAAGAGTTGAATTTGATGCGCTCAGAACCAGTCTGGCAGGGATTTGTTACACAGACAAATGAACTTATCATGTTAGGGGATGGGAAAATTCTGAATGAGTGTGGCAGAGCTCGGTTGGATGACATTTGCATGCATGATGATCAGCACGGTTCTGTTCGGTCAATTGGTGTGGGAATCAACAGCGATGCAGCTGAAATGGGTAGTGAAGTACGAGAAAGTTTGCTTGGAGGTAGTAGTGAAGGGGATCTAGAGTATTTTCGTGATAGTGATGTTGGAATGGGTGGGTCCAGACTGTCTCATCATGAATCTGACAAGAAATATATTGACAGAGTAGGCAGGGATAAAATGAAAATCATTAAACAAGATTCAAGTAAATATGTGGTTATGAATGATAAAGGTATATGTGCACAGGTAAAACAAGATTCATTTCCTCCCCTGCTAAGAGATGGGCAGCTGGTGCAGGCCAGCTCTAGTAAATCATTATGGTCAAACAACTGTGATCCTGTTGTTAGTGATGATACTGATGAACGCTTGAATGCATTGATGGTGCCTGATGACATGCTTGCAACCTGGAGGCAGAAAAGTAATGATTCTTCAACTGCTAAAAGTTCTAGGGATGAAAATAATGGAAGTGTTGTAAGATCAGCAAATTCTTCTCCCTCAACGCTTTCAAATTATGGTTACAATGAGCGAGATCATGTCAAGAGAGAAGAGGATGAAAAAATTAGTGCTATAAGGGAAGAAGATCCGGGTGCCTCACTTGAAGATGAGGAGGCAGCTGCTGTCCAAGAGCAAGTGAGGCAAATAAAGGCTCAGGAGGAGGAATTTGAGACTTTTAATCTCAAGATTGTCCATAGGAAAAACAG AACTGGCTTTGAGGAGGACAAGAATTTCCATGTTGTTTTAAATTCTGTTATAGCTGGTCGCTATCATGTTACAGAGTATCTTGGATCTGCTGCTTTTAGCAAAGCTATACAAGCACATGACCTGCATACAGGCATGGATGTTTGTgtgaaaatcataaaaaacaaCAAGGATTTTTTTGATCAGAGCCTTGATGAGATAAAGCTTCTCAAGTATGTCAACAAGCATGATCCTGCAGACAAATACCACCTTTTGCGATTATACGATTACTTCTACTATCGA GAGCATTTGTTGATAGTATGTGAACTTTTGAAGGCAAACTTGTACGAGtttcataaatttaatagaGAATCAGGAGGGGAGGTGTACTTCACAATGCCAAGGTTGCAG TCGATTACTATCCAATGTTTGGAAGCTCTTCAGTTCTTGCATGGTCTCGGCCTTATACATTGTGATCTGAAGCCTGAAAATATATTAGTGAAAAGTTATAGCAGATGTGAGGTGAAGGTCATTGATCTTGGGAGTAGTTGTTTTGAGACAGATCATCTATGCTCCTATGTTCAATCCAGATCCTATCGTGCTCCAGAGGTTATCCTGGGGCTTCCATATGATAAAAAGATAGACATATGGTCTCTTGGCTGCATATTAGCAGAACTTTGTACTGGAAAC GTCCTATTCCAAAATGATTCCCCTGCAACATTATTGGCCCGGGTGATCGGAATCATTGGCCCTATTGAACAAATCATGCTCGCCAAAGGACGGGatacatacaaatattttagtaaaaatCACATGCTTTATGAAAGGAATCAG GAAACCAACAGACTTGAATACTTGATACCGAAAAAGACATCCTTACAGCACCGATTACCTATGGGAGACCAGGGCTTCATCGATTTCGTTGCTCATTTGCTTGAAGTAAATCCTAAGAAGCGCCCTTCTGCATCTGAGGCTCTGAAGCACCCCTGGCTATCGTACCCCTATGAACCCATATCAGCTTGA
- the LOC123195401 gene encoding putative pentatricopeptide repeat-containing protein At1g12700, mitochondrial: protein MPTKSAVEMAANTVNSHLRRYSSSELVLKGKLSCLFTRPRKVTHLSKNITPPDSVFNFEVEERAKLDQFLRKDCKEGNITVSEARFFFGSMIHMLPTPPISSFNLLFGALARNKFYEDVFLQYKKVVSIGLLPDFITLNILINCFCNMGRVFDGFVVFGRILRRGFCPNAVTFTSLIKGLCLENRSLEAMELLKKMAVFEVRPNVITYGTLINGLCRMGNTSLALRLLEEMVAGNGEGGVICKPNIVCYSSIIDVLCKDGLIDKAKELFLEMKGRGIKPDVVVCTSLIYGLCFVGHLEEAKSLFIEMVDQGLQPNVVAFNTMMGGLCKEGKVEEAKALLELMTQRGLQPDTFTYNTLMDGYCLIGRVDDARQLLISMESKGCKPDVVSYNIFINAYGKNLEIDEAMSFYQEMLSKGIRQTVVTYNTLLTSLFLSNKVAYAQKLLNEMNLTNVAPNSSTYNILIDGLCKNGCVLEAAKLFHTLENYKFELSIEIVNSLFDGLCKNGMVYIAWELFHKLSQKHVTPTVVTYSILVRGFCKEGKLEKAYDLLSDMEKKGCAPNVITFNTLMRGFLQNDEAPKVVELLHKMKDRNVKPDDSTFHIVVDLLSKDENYRECLNLLPSFPVQKSTRLP, encoded by the coding sequence ATGCCTACAAAAAGCGCGGTTGAGATGGCGGCTAATACAGTAAACTCTCATCTTCGTCGTTATTCTTCTTCTGAATTGGTTTTGAAAGGCAAACTCTCATGTTTATTCACAAGACCACGTAAAGTAACTCATTTGAGCAAAAACATTACACCTCCAGATtcagtttttaattttgaagttgaagaacGTGCCAAGCTTGATCAATTTTTGAGAAAAGATTGTAAGGAAGGCAATATTACTGTTAGTGAAGCGCGTTTTTTCTTTGGTTCAATGATTCATATGCTACCAACCCCACCAATATCATCGTTTAATCTGTTGTTTGGAGCTCTTGCAAGGAATAAGTTTTATGAAGATGTTTTTTTGCAGTACAAGAAAGTGGTTTCAATTGGGTTGTTGCCAGATTTTATtactttgaatattttaattaattgtttctgCAATATGGGTAGAGTATTTGATGGTTTTGTGGTTTTTGGAAGGATTTTGAGGCGGGGTTTTTGCCCCAATGCTGTGACATTTACTTCTTTGATTAAAGGTTTGTGTTTGGAGAATAGGAGTTTGGAGGCTATGGAGCTGTTGAAGAAAATGGCTGTATTTGAGGTTAGGCCTAATGTGATTACATACGGGACTTTGATTAATGGGTTGTGTCGGATGGGGAATACAAGTTTAGCACTGAGGTTACTTGAAGAAATGGTTGCTGGTAATGGTGAAGGGGGTGTAATTTGTAAGCCTAATATTGTTTGTTATAGTAGTATTATTGATGTTCTTTGTAAAGATGGGTTGATAGATAAGGCTAAAGAATTGTTTTTGGAAATGAAGGGTAGAGGAATTAAGCCAGATGTGGTAGTATGTACCTCTTTGATATATGGTCTGTGTTTTGTGGGTCATTTGGAAGAAGCTAAGAGTCTGTTTATTGAGATGGTAGATCAAGGTTTGCAGCCTAATGTGGTGGCATTTAATACAATGATGGGTGGGCTTTGCAAGGAGGGTAAAGTGGAGGAAGCTAAGGCATTATTGGAATTGATGACTCAAAGAGGTTTGCAACCAGACACATTTACGTACAACACTTTGATGGATGGCTATTGTTTGATTGGTAGAGTTGATGATGCGAGGCAGTTGTTAATCTCTATGGAGAGTAAGGGTTGTAAGCCTGATGTTGttagttataatattttcatcaaTGCCTATGGCAAGAATTTGGAAATAGATGAAGCTATGAGTTTTTACCAGGAAATGTTGTCCAAGGGAATTAGACAAACAGTTGTTACATATAACACTCTGTTAACAAGTctttttctatcaaataaggTTGCATATGCACAGAAACTACTTAATGAGATGAACCTTACTAATGTTGCGCCGAATTctagtacatataatattttgattgatggGCTATGCAAGAACGGTTGTGTTTTGGAGGCAGCAAAATTGTTTCATACTTTGGAGAACTACAAGTTTGAACTTAGTATTGAAATAGTTAACAGCCTCTTTGATGGGTTGTGTAAAAATGGAATGGTCTATATTGCTTGGGAGCTATTTCATAAGTTATCTCAAAAACATGTGACGCCAACTGTTGTGACATATTCCATCTTAGTCCGTGGGTTTTGCAAGGAAGGGAAGCTGGAAAAGGCATATGATTTGTTATCAGATATGGAAAAGAAGGGTTGTGCTCCAAATGTTATTACATTTAATACACTAATGAGAGGTTTCTTACAAAATGATGAGGCACCTAAAGTGGTTGAacttcttcacaaaatgaaGGACAGAAATGTGAAGCCAGATGATTCCACATTTCACATCGTCGTAGATTTACtttcaaaagatgaaaattatCGTGAATGTTTGAATTTGCTTCCTTCATTTCCTGTTCAAAAGTCAACAAGGCTGCCATGA